A genomic window from Carassius carassius chromosome 29, fCarCar2.1, whole genome shotgun sequence includes:
- the LOC132109532 gene encoding ADP/ATP translocase 3: MNETAISFAKDFLAGGIAAAISKTAVAPIERVKLLLQVQHASKQITVDKQYKGIIDCVVRIPKEQGFLSFWRGNLANVIRYFPTQALNFAFKDKYKKVFLDGIDKHTQFWRYFAGNLASGGAAGATSLCFVYPLDFARTRLAADVGKAGAEREFSGLGNCLVKISKSDGIRGLYQGFNVSVQGIIIYRAAYFGIYDTAKGMLPDPKNTHIVVSWMIAQTVTAVAGIASYPFDTVRRRMMMQSGRKGADIMYSGTIDCWKKIARDEGGKAFFKGAWSNVLRGMGGAFVLVLYDELKKVI; this comes from the exons ATGAACGAGACCGCCATCTCTTTCGCCAAGGACTTCTTGGCCGGTGGTATTGCCGCTGCTATCTCTAAAACCGCCGTGGCCCCCATCGAGAGAGTCAAACTGCTGCTTCAG GtgcaacatgctagcaaacagATTACAGTGGATAAGCAGTACAAGGGCATAATTGACTGCGTGGTGCGTATTCCGAAGGAGCAGGGCTTCCTGTCGTTCTGGAGAGGAAACTTGGCAAACGTCATCAGATACTTCCCCACCCAGGCCCTCAACTTTGCTTTCAAGGATAAGTACAAGAAGGTCTTCCTCGATGGTATAGATAAGCACACCCAGTTCTGGAGGTACTTCGCTGGTAACCTGGCTTCAGGtggtgctgctggtgccacatcccTCTGCTTCGTCTACCCCCTCGACTTCGCAAGAACCCGTCTGGCCGCTGATGTCGGCAAGGCTGGAGCAGAAAGAGAGTTCAGCGGCCTGGGTAACTGCTTGGTAAAGATCTCCAAGTCTGATGGCATCAGAGGTCTGTACCAGGGCTTCAATGTTTCTGTACAGGGTATCATCATTTACAGAGCCGCCTACTTCGGCATCTATGACACAGCCAAGG GTATGCTGCCAGATCCCAAAAACACCCACATTGTTGTCAGCTGGATGATCGCTCAGACTGTGACTGCTGTCGCTGGTATTGCATCCTACCCCTTCGATACAGTCCGTCGTCGTATGATGATGCAGTCTGGACGCAAAGGAG CCGACATCATGTACAGTGGCACAATTGACTGCTGGAAGAAGATTGCACGTGATGAGGGCGGCAAGGCTTTCTTTAAGGGAGCCTGGTCCAATGTTCTCAGAGGCATGGGTGGTGCCTTTGTGCTGGTCTTGTATGATGAGCTGAAGAAGGTCATTTAA